The following coding sequences are from one Clostridioides difficile ATCC 9689 = DSM 1296 window:
- the xylA gene encoding xylose isomerase, which yields MSEIFKGIGQIKFEGVKSDNELAFRYYNPEQVVGNKTMKEHLRFAMSYWHTLCGEGNDPFGVGTVERPWNNITDPIEIAKIKVDAGFEFMSKMGIEYFCFHDRDIAPEGRDLEETNKILDEIVEYIKVNMEKTGIKLLWGTANMFGNPRFVHGASTTCNADVYAYAAAQVKKAMEITKYLGGENFVFWGGREGYETLLNTNTELEMDNFARFLQMAVDYAKEIGFTGQFLIEPKPKEPTKHQYDFDTATVLGFLRKYNLDKYFKMNIEANHATLAGHTFQHELNIARINNVLGSIDANQGDLLLGWDTDQFPTNIYDATLAMYEVLKQGGIAPGGFNFDSKVRRASFEVEDLFLAYIAGMDTFAKGLLIAHKLLEDEVFENFTKERYASFSEGIGKDIVEGKVGFKELESYALQMPVIKNKSGRQEMLEAILNRYIYEVDTISNK from the coding sequence ATGAGTGAAATATTTAAAGGAATAGGACAGATAAAATTTGAAGGAGTAAAATCTGACAATGAATTAGCATTTAGATACTACAATCCTGAACAAGTGGTAGGTAATAAGACTATGAAAGAACACTTAAGATTTGCAATGAGCTATTGGCATACTTTATGTGGAGAGGGTAATGACCCATTTGGAGTAGGGACAGTAGAGAGACCTTGGAATAATATAACAGACCCAATTGAGATAGCAAAGATTAAAGTTGATGCAGGATTTGAATTTATGTCTAAGATGGGAATTGAGTATTTCTGTTTTCATGACAGAGATATAGCACCAGAAGGAAGAGATTTAGAAGAGACAAATAAGATATTAGATGAAATAGTTGAGTATATAAAAGTTAATATGGAAAAGACAGGTATAAAGTTATTATGGGGAACTGCCAATATGTTTGGAAATCCAAGATTTGTTCATGGTGCATCTACAACATGTAATGCAGATGTATATGCATATGCAGCAGCTCAGGTTAAAAAAGCTATGGAAATAACTAAGTACTTAGGAGGAGAAAATTTTGTATTCTGGGGTGGAAGAGAAGGTTATGAAACTTTACTTAACACTAATACAGAACTTGAAATGGATAACTTTGCAAGATTCTTACAAATGGCTGTAGATTATGCTAAGGAAATAGGATTCACTGGCCAATTCTTAATAGAGCCTAAGCCAAAAGAGCCTACTAAACATCAATACGATTTTGATACTGCTACTGTTTTAGGATTTTTAAGAAAGTATAATCTGGATAAATACTTCAAAATGAATATAGAAGCAAACCATGCAACACTTGCAGGACATACTTTCCAACATGAATTAAATATAGCAAGAATAAACAATGTTTTAGGTAGTATAGATGCAAATCAAGGAGACCTATTATTAGGTTGGGATACAGACCAATTTCCAACAAATATATATGATGCAACACTTGCTATGTATGAAGTGTTAAAGCAAGGTGGAATAGCACCAGGAGGATTTAACTTTGACTCTAAAGTAAGAAGAGCATCTTTTGAGGTAGAAGACTTATTCCTAGCTTATATTGCAGGAATGGATACATTTGCAAAGGGATTATTAATAGCTCATAAATTATTAGAAGATGAGGTATTTGAAAACTTTACTAAAGAAAGATATGCAAGTTTTAGTGAAGGTATAGGTAAGGATATAGTAGAAGGTAAGGTTGGATTTAAAGAGTTAGAATCTTATGCACTGCAAATGCCAGTTATAAAGAATAAGTCTGGAAGACAAGAAATGCTAGAAGCTATACTTAACAGATATATATATGAAGTAGATACAATTTCTAATAAGTAA